The following nucleotide sequence is from Futiania mangrovi.
CGTCGTGCTTCTCGTCATCCTGCGCGCCACCGGCACCGAAATCGGTTTCGGCGTCGGCTGGGACAACGACGGCGACTGCGGCGGCGACGGCGGCGGCGGCGACTGACCCTCAGCCGAAGCTGAGGTCGCGCCCCTCTCCCAGCGGCGCGAAGAACGCCTCGATCGCCGCGTCCTCGACCTCCGCCACGGTCGGCGGGTTCCACTTCGGCGCGTGGTCCTTGTCCACGACGACCGAGCGGATGCCTTCGGAGAAGTCGTGGCTGTCGAGACAGCGCACCGACATGCGCAGCTCCATCGTCAGCGCCGTCTCCAGCGACTGCGCCCGCGCGCGCCTCAGCCCCGCGAGCGTCAGCTTCAGCCCCGTAGGCGACTTCTGGCCGAGGGTCTTGAGCGTCTCGGCGGCGAATTCGCTCTCCTCCGTCTCCAGCGCGGCGAGGATGTCCTCCATCCGGTCGAAGGCGAAGCAGCGGTCGATCGCGGGCTTCACGTCGCCCAGCGGCGCAAGGCCCGGGTCGATGGCGTGCGCGTCGAGGATCGCGTCCACCTCCTCGTGCGCGGCCGCGGTGTAGGCCGCGGCGCACAGCTCGCCCGCCAGGGTCTCGATGGCGGCGGCGTCGACCATCGCGTCGGCCCCGCCCGCGTAGATCACGTCCGCGCCCTTCAGCCGCGCGCCCGTGAGCGCGAGATAGGTCCCCACCTCGCCCGGCTGGTGCGAGAGCAGGTGCGTGCCGCCCACGTCGGGAAAGAAGCCGATGCCCGTTTCCGGCATGGCGAACATCGTCCGCTCCGTCATCACCCGGTGCGAGCCGTGGGCCGAGACGCCCACGCCCCCGCCCATCGTGATCCCGTCGATCAGCGCGACATAGGGCTTGGGATAGCGCTTGATCGCGGCGTTGAGGATGTATTCCTCCCGCCAGAAGGTTTCCGCATGGCCGTCCTTGTCGCGCGCGCTTTCCCACAGGCGGCGGATGTCGCCGCCCGCGCAGAACGCCTTCTCGCCCGCCCCGTCGATCAGCACGATGCGAACCTCGGGATCGTCGCGCCAGGCGTCGAGCGCCTTCTGCATCCCGCGCACCATGTCGAGCGTCAGCGAGTTGAGCGCCTTCGGGCGGTTGAGCGTGATCCGTCCGGCCGCCCCCTCGCGCCGCACGATCAGGTCCTCGGTCATGCAATCCCTCCTTCGAAAAGCCGTGACGGGTCATTTTCCTGCCCGCCGTTCATCTTGTGTCAGGCCGCCGGACGCATACTTCCCTCGGGGAGCGCAGTGCCCAGAGAACCGAGGAAAGCGTCCAGATGCCCGGCCACCACCTGAAAGTCAGATGTGATTACTGCGCTTCGGTGGCCTATGTCGACCT
It contains:
- a CDS encoding enoyl-CoA hydratase/isomerase family protein, with the protein product MTEDLIVRREGAAGRITLNRPKALNSLTLDMVRGMQKALDAWRDDPEVRIVLIDGAGEKAFCAGGDIRRLWESARDKDGHAETFWREEYILNAAIKRYPKPYVALIDGITMGGGVGVSAHGSHRVMTERTMFAMPETGIGFFPDVGGTHLLSHQPGEVGTYLALTGARLKGADVIYAGGADAMVDAAAIETLAGELCAAAYTAAAHEEVDAILDAHAIDPGLAPLGDVKPAIDRCFAFDRMEDILAALETEESEFAAETLKTLGQKSPTGLKLTLAGLRRARAQSLETALTMELRMSVRCLDSHDFSEGIRSVVVDKDHAPKWNPPTVAEVEDAAIEAFFAPLGEGRDLSFG